The following proteins are co-located in the Herpetosiphonaceae bacterium genome:
- a CDS encoding asparagine synthase-related protein encodes MDIFLAAIRIRASSGDCASLVETLERALQTAVDPATPTATTRWSDQQIAFVCIAPLTASDAACSTADERLIYINGPVASPGGRVDAQPGMFAGPYRQRLRSVYHAAEGWLAGSEELAALSGSFCALYHAPHAARTLVISDRLGSRPIFYCAAADWLYLASDIRPLLRLPGVRPRLDLESVAQFIRYQMILDDRTLYSTIKTVPPATVVAIDHRSGEQQRSAYWSLRPLPCFATRHEAIEATADAFSTAIRRIVADSQRLGLLLSGGFDSRMLLAALDRIDGPPLHAYTFGPSFTEETQVARQVAQMCATPWHFIEQPLAAYWQHLASSVQTSNGLHAAGHMHLYHPTSIMARAGCDTVLNGWGFDLPYSGSYLPKETFRVLGRQLYSYRMASVGTRQAVVDHLHATLDMQSGAFGRSLLGAALQPYWESAPRATLAHLVDRASATSDSPYDWIDYTLMGFGVTKFRSYSMLMNVRSQARERNPLFESDIIEVYQRLPYQWRFLGPVFRRAVRQLNPAVANIRYSNTGISGFAPPVVQALAMQGRATWRSNGARLRHLGQRITGSAPAPGVQRSGSYHESFDMARYFETDAPIAQAVGRLLHSGKLVEAGILDPRRLQPALERCRAGLDRSGFTVMAWVALALWLDLHPAEIA; translated from the coding sequence GTGGATATTTTTCTCGCCGCAATCCGAATACGCGCCTCGTCCGGCGATTGCGCCAGCCTCGTGGAGACGCTTGAGCGAGCGCTCCAGACGGCGGTCGATCCTGCCACGCCCACGGCCACGACACGCTGGTCCGACCAGCAGATCGCCTTTGTCTGTATCGCCCCGCTCACGGCGAGCGACGCCGCATGCTCGACGGCGGACGAGCGACTGATCTACATCAACGGACCCGTCGCATCGCCGGGTGGGCGTGTGGACGCGCAGCCTGGCATGTTCGCGGGACCTTACCGGCAGCGCCTCCGGTCGGTCTACCACGCAGCGGAAGGCTGGCTAGCCGGAAGCGAGGAGCTCGCCGCGCTCAGCGGCTCGTTCTGCGCGCTGTACCATGCGCCGCACGCCGCGCGGACGCTGGTCATCTCCGACCGGCTGGGATCGCGTCCGATCTTTTACTGCGCCGCCGCCGACTGGCTCTACCTCGCCTCTGATATTCGTCCGCTGCTGCGGCTGCCGGGCGTGCGGCCCAGGCTCGACCTCGAAAGCGTCGCGCAGTTTATTCGCTATCAGATGATTCTGGACGATCGCACGCTGTACAGCACGATCAAAACCGTGCCGCCCGCGACAGTCGTAGCGATCGATCATCGCTCCGGCGAGCAGCAGCGCAGCGCCTACTGGTCGCTCAGGCCGCTGCCCTGCTTTGCCACGCGGCACGAGGCGATCGAGGCGACGGCGGATGCGTTTTCCACGGCGATCCGGCGGATCGTCGCCGATAGCCAGCGGCTTGGCCTGCTGCTCAGCGGCGGCTTCGACTCGCGGATGCTGCTGGCTGCGCTGGATCGGATCGACGGCCCGCCGCTGCACGCCTACACATTCGGCCCGTCCTTCACCGAAGAGACTCAGGTAGCGCGGCAGGTGGCTCAGATGTGCGCCACGCCCTGGCACTTCATCGAGCAGCCGCTCGCCGCCTACTGGCAGCATCTCGCCAGCAGCGTCCAGACGAGCAACGGCCTGCACGCCGCCGGGCATATGCACCTGTACCACCCAACCTCGATCATGGCGCGCGCAGGCTGCGACACCGTGCTCAACGGCTGGGGCTTCGATCTGCCGTATTCGGGCAGCTACCTGCCCAAAGAAACCTTCCGCGTCCTGGGACGGCAGCTCTACAGCTATCGCATGGCAAGCGTTGGCACGCGGCAGGCCGTTGTCGATCACCTCCACGCCACGCTGGATATGCAATCGGGAGCGTTTGGGCGGAGCCTGCTCGGAGCGGCGCTGCAACCCTATTGGGAATCCGCGCCCAGAGCCACGCTAGCGCATCTGGTTGATCGCGCCAGCGCCACCAGCGACTCGCCGTATGACTGGATCGATTACACCTTGATGGGCTTCGGTGTCACCAAGTTCCGCAGCTACTCGATGCTGATGAACGTCCGATCCCAGGCCCGCGAGCGCAATCCGCTGTTTGAAAGCGACATTATCGAGGTCTACCAGCGGCTACCCTATCAATGGCGCTTCCTGGGGCCTGTCTTTCGCCGCGCCGTACGCCAGTTGAACCCAGCCGTCGCCAATATTCGCTACAGCAACACCGGCATCTCAGGCTTCGCCCCGCCCGTTGTCCAGGCGCTGGCGATGCAAGGCCGCGCGACCTGGCGGTCGAATGGTGCGCGGCTGCGGCACCTGGGCCAGCGCATCACCGGCAGCGCGCCAGCACCCGGGGTCCAGCGCTCCGGCAGCTACCACGAATCGTTCGACATGGCGCGCTACTTTGAGACGGACGCGCCAATCGCTCAGGCTGTAGGCCGCCTGCTGCACAGCGGCAAGCTGGTGGAGGCTGGCATCCTCGATCCACGTCGACTCCAGCCTGCGCTTGAGCGCTGCCGCGCGGGACTGGATCGCTCCGGCTTCACCGTGATGGCCTGGGTCGCCCTGGCGCTCTGGCTCGATCTGCATCCAGCGGAGATCGCCTGA
- a CDS encoding DUF362 domain-containing protein: MFVYIEQTNLRDYSRDLAADILPEGIALKQMRQAALARTGVDLFGDTIKPGDRVVIKPNFVRDRHPDGLDLYALITHPAVIRAVVDEVYQALGGEGQIIIADAPIGDADFDHLLAVTGLQQIVEYYRRVKQFPIEIRDLRKYRYTLRQGPHGYAHEVRSELLGDPGGYVEVDLGSASAFASLEHLDLLQGTDVARRAETIGYHTRQSNKYLIARTILDADVVISMPKLKTHGKVGVTLNAKNMVGINGDKNYLPHFRWGSTAEGGDQHPAGEMRAADERRMRVGRLLADHLLARNTRWSNLAVTTIQQMTGLASRLLRLPTIDPINGHWPGNDTCWRLPADLIRLALFADRSGAMQATPQRRFLSIVDGIVGGEGNGPLRAAPKACGVLLAGLHPIAVDLVAARLMGFAPYAIKQLYELSQGIAPRLVPGLGPCPVAAIEVLSNHQPWCRLLHEPAERGLDFQAPPRWAAQITAARPVICAND, translated from the coding sequence ATGTTTGTGTATATCGAGCAGACCAACCTCCGCGACTATAGCCGCGATCTGGCGGCAGACATCCTGCCCGAAGGCATCGCGCTGAAGCAGATGCGCCAGGCCGCGCTGGCGCGTACCGGCGTCGATCTCTTCGGCGATACGATCAAGCCCGGCGATCGAGTCGTGATCAAGCCGAATTTTGTGCGCGACCGGCATCCCGATGGCCTCGATCTCTACGCCCTGATCACTCATCCCGCCGTGATTCGCGCGGTCGTCGACGAGGTCTATCAGGCGCTCGGCGGCGAGGGTCAGATCATCATTGCCGACGCGCCGATTGGCGATGCCGATTTCGACCATCTCCTGGCGGTGACGGGCCTGCAACAGATCGTCGAGTACTACCGCCGCGTCAAGCAGTTTCCGATCGAGATCCGCGACCTGCGCAAATATCGCTACACGCTCAGGCAAGGCCCGCACGGCTACGCCCACGAGGTGCGATCTGAGCTGCTCGGCGATCCAGGCGGCTATGTCGAAGTCGATCTGGGCAGCGCCAGCGCCTTTGCCAGCCTTGAGCATCTCGATCTCTTGCAGGGAACGGATGTCGCCCGCCGCGCCGAAACGATCGGCTACCACACGCGCCAGAGCAATAAATATCTGATCGCGCGCACGATCCTGGATGCCGATGTCGTGATTAGCATGCCCAAGCTCAAGACACACGGCAAAGTCGGCGTCACGCTCAACGCAAAAAACATGGTCGGCATCAACGGCGATAAAAACTACCTGCCGCACTTCCGCTGGGGCAGCACCGCAGAGGGCGGCGATCAGCATCCGGCGGGCGAGATGCGCGCAGCCGACGAGCGCCGCATGCGCGTCGGGCGGCTGCTGGCCGATCATCTCCTGGCGCGCAATACCCGCTGGTCGAATCTGGCCGTTACGACGATCCAGCAGATGACGGGCCTGGCCTCACGGCTGCTCAGGCTGCCGACGATCGATCCGATCAACGGTCACTGGCCGGGCAACGATACCTGCTGGCGGCTGCCAGCCGACCTGATCCGTCTGGCGCTGTTTGCCGATCGCAGCGGCGCGATGCAGGCCACGCCGCAGCGCCGCTTTCTCTCGATCGTAGACGGCATCGTCGGCGGCGAGGGCAACGGCCCGCTGCGGGCAGCGCCCAAAGCCTGCGGCGTGCTGCTGGCTGGCCTCCACCCGATTGCTGTCGATCTGGTGGCCGCCCGGCTGATGGGCTTCGCGCCGTACGCCATCAAGCAGTTGTATGAGCTATCGCAGGGCATCGCGCCGCGTCTCGTACCGGGGCTTGGTCCCTGCCCGGTAGCGGCGATCGAGGTGCTGTCGAATCATCAGCCCTGGTGCCGCCTGCTGCACGAGCCTGCCGAGCGCGGGCTGGACTTTCAAGCGCCGCCGCGCTGGGCCGCGCAGATCACCGCCGCGCGTCCGGTGATCTGCGCCAACGACTGA
- a CDS encoding glycosyltransferase family 1 protein: protein MVSRPTENVVLLAKPGGPHTGVGRYVQMLHQGLQHAGANVARIAPDVPPLSHTIYSALRRLGPDLRTFFLNYPVAAKYPSADVYHLTSQNLASLLLFRRPPGRVIVTVHDIIPYMLRNDPQFNSYRIAADRVFDRLAMAGLQRADLLIADSHYTRSCVVSELGIAPDRIAVVHLGIDQQRFRPLPVPDTLRERYGLPTGRRYLIYVGSEDPRKNLATLVRGLAIVRRELPDIALIKVGRAHFEHERRRLHDLAAELGARSAIHFLDDVQEGDLPLLYNLADVCVMPSHYEGFGFPALEAMACGTPVVCARASSLPEIVGDAALQFEPRDAHALAQAIVRYLTEPDLYQAMRSRSIAQAAAFTWARTTRQTLDLYRAVLPSAGHH from the coding sequence ATGGTGAGCAGACCCACCGAAAACGTCGTGCTGCTCGCCAAGCCGGGCGGGCCGCATACCGGCGTCGGGCGCTACGTGCAGATGTTGCACCAGGGCTTGCAGCACGCGGGAGCGAACGTCGCGCGGATCGCGCCGGACGTGCCGCCGCTGTCCCATACGATCTACAGCGCACTGCGACGGCTTGGCCCCGATCTGCGCACCTTCTTCCTCAACTATCCCGTCGCCGCCAAATATCCTAGCGCCGATGTGTACCATCTGACAAGCCAGAACCTGGCCTCTCTGTTACTCTTTCGGCGGCCCCCCGGCAGAGTGATCGTCACGGTACACGATATTATTCCGTATATGCTGCGCAACGATCCACAATTCAATAGCTATCGCATCGCCGCCGACCGCGTCTTCGATCGGCTGGCGATGGCCGGATTGCAGCGCGCCGATCTGCTGATCGCCGACTCGCACTACACCAGATCATGTGTCGTGAGCGAGCTGGGCATCGCGCCCGATAGGATCGCGGTAGTCCACCTGGGCATCGACCAGCAGCGCTTTCGTCCGCTGCCGGTGCCGGATACGCTCCGCGAGCGCTACGGCCTGCCGACTGGACGGCGCTACCTGATCTACGTCGGCTCGGAAGATCCGCGTAAAAATCTGGCGACGCTGGTACGGGGCCTGGCGATCGTCCGGCGCGAGCTGCCGGACATTGCATTGATCAAGGTGGGCCGGGCGCACTTCGAGCACGAGCGCCGCCGCCTGCACGATCTCGCCGCCGAGCTTGGCGCTCGGAGCGCGATCCATTTTCTTGACGACGTGCAGGAGGGCGATCTGCCGCTGCTGTATAACCTGGCCGATGTCTGCGTCATGCCGTCGCACTACGAGGGCTTTGGCTTTCCCGCGCTGGAGGCGATGGCCTGCGGCACGCCCGTGGTCTGCGCGCGTGCCAGCTCGCTGCCCGAAATCGTCGGCGACGCCGCGCTCCAGTTCGAGCCGCGCGACGCCCACGCGCTGGCCCAGGCGATCGTGCGCTACCTGACCGAGCCGGATCTCTATCAGGCCATGCGCTCCAGGAGCATCGCGCAGGCCGCCGCCTTTACCTGGGCACGAACCACGCGGCAAACGCTCGATCTGTATCGAGCCGTGCTGCCGTCAGCCGGACACCACTGA
- a CDS encoding glycosyltransferase family 2 protein: protein MIALLQNLNRRLTRHASTLLLAGLIGVAGYNWRLWQRDKALADRLRAEQPPTPRLRRAPNVSALVAAWNERDRIEAHLRSFLALRYPDIELILCAGGSDGTLERARLYADERVLVLEQRPGEGKQRALARCLDHASGEIIYLTDADCLYDDQALARLLAPLIDGEEHAATGCSRPLDEQQGRLLPMYLWISDVMASARGSEYSSGILGRNAALTRQALDRIGGLAWEARTGTDYQLARRLLGADIAIRNVRTSVVASEYPATLRIYRHKQSRWLRNLLLHGRRYGAADDVRLTLQTVATGALMLAIPAAAWPLGRLILVPWSLLVAHAVGSKLRYAGFAARLYRRRLPLRLFAGLLPLTLIDFAIWASPILDLLHPKRRERW, encoded by the coding sequence ATGATCGCGCTGCTCCAAAACCTCAACCGACGTCTCACGCGGCACGCGAGCACGCTCCTGCTGGCGGGACTGATTGGCGTGGCGGGCTACAACTGGCGGCTCTGGCAGCGCGACAAGGCCCTGGCCGATCGGCTCCGCGCCGAGCAGCCGCCGACCCCCAGATTGCGCCGCGCGCCCAACGTTAGCGCGCTGGTCGCCGCGTGGAACGAGCGCGACCGGATCGAGGCGCATCTGCGATCGTTTCTGGCGCTGCGCTATCCCGACATCGAGCTGATCCTCTGCGCGGGCGGCAGCGACGGCACGCTTGAGCGCGCGCGACTCTACGCCGACGAGCGGGTGCTCGTGCTGGAGCAGCGCCCCGGCGAGGGCAAGCAGCGGGCGCTGGCGCGCTGCCTGGATCATGCCAGCGGCGAGATTATCTACCTCACCGACGCCGACTGTCTCTACGACGACCAGGCGCTGGCCCGGCTGCTCGCGCCGCTGATCGACGGGGAGGAGCACGCCGCGACCGGATGCTCCCGACCGCTGGACGAGCAGCAGGGCCGCTTGCTGCCGATGTACCTGTGGATCTCCGATGTGATGGCGAGCGCGCGCGGCTCCGAGTACAGCAGCGGCATCCTTGGGCGCAACGCGGCGCTAACGCGGCAGGCGCTCGATCGGATCGGCGGGCTGGCCTGGGAGGCGCGCACCGGCACCGACTACCAGCTTGCCAGGCGGCTGCTCGGCGCGGACATCGCGATCCGCAACGTTCGGACAAGCGTCGTGGCATCGGAGTATCCCGCGACGCTGCGGATCTATCGCCACAAACAATCGCGCTGGCTGCGCAACCTGCTGCTGCATGGGCGGCGCTACGGCGCGGCAGACGATGTGCGGCTGACGCTGCAAACCGTGGCGACGGGCGCGCTGATGCTGGCAATCCCGGCAGCCGCGTGGCCGCTGGGACGTCTGATCCTGGTGCCCTGGTCGCTGCTGGTAGCGCACGCGGTCGGCTCCAAGCTGCGCTACGCGGGCTTTGCCGCGCGGCTGTACCGCCGTCGGCTGCCGCTGCGGCTGTTCGCTGGCCTCCTGCCGCTCACGCTGATCGACTTCGCGATCTGGGCCTCGCCAATCCTGGATCTGCTGCATCCCAAGCGCCGCGAACGATGGTGA